One Methylobacterium sp. AMS5 genomic region harbors:
- a CDS encoding flagellar motor switch protein FliG translates to MSSSPLASSPVPSDAVSAGAVAPRAVATRRLEPVDQVAALLLAMGKPAAGRLIKYFEPDELKRITRSASNLGAVSPEQLDTVVEHFSAEFSAGNSLIGTASEVEKLLTGLLPADQIADILADVRGGATRSVWERLGTVQESVLASYLVKEHPQTAALILSKVKPATAAKVMGHLPAPVRNTVMRRMLSFKPIVDDVLHAIEKTLHEDFMINGARNSGADTHAKMADIINKMERQQMDDVLSSLGESRPKSVEILKGLLFTFDDIVKLAPRARTTLFDAVPNDRLVLALKGTEVEFRTTVLSALSARVRRMVEHELNGGEPAAQRDVLEARRTITDLAMEMAGRGEIEINPGGEDEALIR, encoded by the coding sequence ATGTCTTCGAGCCCTCTGGCATCGAGCCCCGTCCCATCGGACGCCGTCTCCGCGGGCGCCGTCGCCCCCCGTGCGGTGGCGACCCGGCGGCTCGAGCCCGTCGATCAGGTCGCGGCGCTGCTGCTCGCCATGGGCAAGCCCGCGGCCGGGCGGCTCATCAAGTATTTCGAGCCGGACGAACTCAAGCGCATCACCCGCTCGGCCTCGAATCTCGGCGCGGTCAGCCCCGAGCAGCTCGACACGGTGGTGGAGCATTTCTCCGCCGAATTCTCCGCCGGCAACAGCCTGATCGGCACGGCCAGCGAAGTCGAGAAGCTGCTCACCGGCCTGCTGCCGGCCGACCAGATCGCCGATATCCTCGCCGACGTGCGCGGCGGGGCCACCCGCTCGGTGTGGGAACGGCTCGGCACCGTGCAGGAGAGCGTGCTGGCGAGCTACCTCGTCAAGGAGCACCCGCAAACTGCCGCGCTGATCCTGTCGAAGGTGAAGCCGGCCACCGCCGCCAAGGTGATGGGCCATCTGCCCGCGCCGGTGCGCAACACGGTGATGCGGCGGATGCTGAGCTTCAAGCCGATTGTCGATGACGTGCTGCACGCGATCGAGAAGACGCTGCACGAGGACTTCATGATCAACGGCGCGCGCAATTCCGGTGCCGACACGCATGCCAAGATGGCCGACATCATCAACAAGATGGAGCGCCAGCAGATGGACGACGTGCTCTCCAGCCTCGGCGAGTCGCGTCCGAAATCGGTCGAGATCCTCAAGGGTCTGCTCTTCACCTTCGACGACATCGTCAAGCTGGCGCCGCGCGCCCGCACCACCCTGTTCGACGCCGTGCCCAACGACCGGCTGGTGCTGGCGCTGAAGGGGACGGAGGTCGAGTTCCGCACCACGGTGCTCAGCGCCCTCTCGGCGCGGGTGCGCCGCATGGTCGAGCACGAGTTGAACGGCGGCGAGCCGGCGGCGCAGCGCGACGTGCTGGAGGCGCGCCGCACCATCACCGATCTGGCGATGGAGATGGCCGGGCGCGGCGAGATCGAGATCAATCCGGGAGGCGAGGATGAAGCGCTCATCCGCTGA
- the flhB gene encoding flagellar biosynthesis protein FlhB, which produces MADDDKESKTEAATERRVRDAIEKGDIPFSREAPVFASTLGLLIALALFARGQAAQLAGDFKPLFDDPRGFSLETGGDAMLLLSRVALAAGRFLLPILLILAVCSLTASLLQNLPRFVLDRITPKWSRVSPMAGFARIFGTSGQVEFLKSVVKFLSVSVVALLLLRSERTRAVNAMFVDPSQLPELILTVSIRLVSAVAIATIVIVAGDLVWARLRWQRSLRMSRQDIKDEHKQTEGDPSVKARLRSLAQDRARNRMLANVDRATVVIANPTHFAVALRYEPSENPAPMVLAKGQDLIALRIRAIAEEKGIAVIEDKPLARSLYDAVQVDQTIPAEFYRAVAQILFFLFARAR; this is translated from the coding sequence GTGGCGGACGACGACAAGGAGAGCAAGACCGAAGCCGCCACCGAGCGGCGGGTGCGCGACGCGATCGAGAAGGGCGACATCCCGTTCTCGCGCGAGGCGCCGGTCTTCGCCTCGACGCTCGGCCTGCTCATCGCGCTGGCCCTGTTCGCGCGGGGACAGGCGGCGCAGCTCGCGGGCGATTTCAAGCCGCTCTTCGACGATCCGCGCGGCTTCTCCCTGGAGACCGGCGGCGACGCGATGCTGCTCCTCAGCCGCGTGGCGCTGGCGGCGGGCCGCTTCCTGCTGCCGATCCTGCTGATCCTGGCGGTCTGCAGTCTCACCGCCTCGCTTCTGCAGAACCTGCCGCGCTTCGTTCTCGACCGGATCACGCCGAAATGGTCACGGGTGTCGCCGATGGCGGGTTTCGCGCGGATCTTCGGAACTTCGGGTCAAGTCGAGTTCCTGAAATCCGTCGTTAAATTCCTGTCGGTCAGTGTCGTCGCCCTTCTGCTCCTCCGCTCGGAGCGGACAAGAGCCGTGAACGCCATGTTCGTCGATCCGAGCCAACTGCCCGAACTGATCCTGACGGTCTCGATCCGCCTCGTCTCGGCGGTGGCCATCGCCACCATCGTGATCGTCGCGGGCGATCTCGTCTGGGCGCGGCTGCGCTGGCAGCGCTCGCTCCGGATGTCGCGCCAGGACATCAAGGACGAGCACAAGCAGACCGAGGGCGATCCCTCGGTCAAAGCGCGGCTGCGCTCGCTCGCCCAGGACCGCGCCCGCAACCGGATGCTCGCCAATGTCGACCGGGCGACCGTGGTGATCGCCAACCCGACGCATTTCGCGGTAGCGCTCCGCTACGAGCCCTCCGAGAACCCGGCGCCGATGGTGCTCGCCAAGGGGCAGGATCTCATCGCCCTGCGCATCCGGGCGATCGCCGAGGAAAAAGGCATCGCCGTGATCGAGGACAAGCCTCTCGCAAGGTCGCTGTACGATGCTGTGCAGGTCGATCAGACGATTCCGGCCGAATTTTACCGCGCTGTGGCGCAGATCCTTTTCTTCCTTTTCGCGAGAGCCCGATGA
- a CDS encoding response regulator transcription factor, translating into MYFLVDPRDTVNAGYKASFEREGISSFALIPEEFLSWLRAASPADLEAIQGFLLGDFAERAKCAGVIRKQSRAPIIALADLRSLEQTVELLEAGIDDVLPKPVHVREILARSEAIWRRVNGAVQRSEAEGETEGEARGPDRLKVFHDGRDPEIDGVPLSLPRRERHILEYLVRNRGRRLTKTQVFNVVYGVYSNGVEESVIEGHVSKLRKKLAERLGYDPIEAKRYMGYTYVG; encoded by the coding sequence ATGTATTTCCTGGTCGATCCGCGCGATACCGTGAACGCGGGTTACAAGGCCAGCTTCGAGCGTGAGGGCATCTCCTCGTTCGCGCTCATCCCCGAAGAGTTCCTGAGTTGGCTCCGCGCGGCCTCTCCCGCCGATCTCGAAGCGATCCAGGGCTTCCTCCTGGGCGATTTCGCGGAGCGGGCGAAATGCGCCGGCGTCATCCGCAAGCAGTCCCGCGCACCGATCATCGCCCTGGCCGATCTGCGCTCGCTCGAACAGACCGTCGAACTGCTGGAAGCCGGCATCGACGACGTGCTGCCCAAGCCCGTCCATGTCCGCGAGATTTTGGCCCGCTCCGAAGCGATCTGGCGCCGGGTCAACGGAGCCGTTCAACGGAGCGAGGCGGAGGGCGAGACCGAGGGCGAGGCGCGGGGGCCGGACCGGCTCAAGGTCTTCCACGATGGGCGCGACCCCGAGATCGACGGCGTGCCGCTGTCCCTGCCGCGGCGCGAGCGGCACATTCTCGAATATCTCGTACGCAACCGCGGGCGCCGGCTCACCAAGACCCAGGTCTTCAACGTGGTCTACGGCGTCTACAGCAACGGCGTCGAGGAGAGCGTGATCGAGGGCCACGTGAGCAAGCTGCGCAAGAAGCTCGCCGAGCGGCTCGGCTACGATCCGATCGAGGCCAAGCGCTATATGGGCTACACCTACGTCGGGTAA